A genomic window from Thermodesulfitimonas autotrophica includes:
- a CDS encoding dihydroorotate dehydrogenase electron transfer subunit, protein MVYEAEIVTQRKIADGCYRIELYAPEIARAAQPGQFVMVRTSITADPLLRRPFSINTVDRERGLVKILYRVVGRGTALLAGKKLGRRLSVFGPLGKGFTVPPSGRFAVVAGGLGIAPLYFLVQRLRALGNEVTVFYGAQNRYELLLQEKLAALRVRLFVATDNGAAGFKGTVVDLLRAEGIPPVDILYAAGPGPMLRALAAFLREAGIARAEFSLEERMGCGIGACRGCAVKVITPEGPVYKRVCVDGPVFLAEEVVWE, encoded by the coding sequence GTGGTCTACGAGGCAGAGATTGTAACGCAGCGCAAAATTGCGGACGGTTGCTACCGGATCGAATTGTACGCCCCGGAGATAGCGCGCGCGGCCCAGCCAGGCCAGTTCGTGATGGTGCGGACGAGCATCACGGCGGACCCGCTGCTGCGGCGGCCCTTTAGCATCAACACGGTGGACCGGGAGCGGGGACTGGTGAAGATTCTCTACCGCGTGGTCGGGAGGGGCACGGCGCTGTTAGCGGGGAAGAAATTGGGGCGCCGGCTGAGCGTCTTTGGGCCCCTGGGAAAAGGCTTTACCGTGCCGCCAAGCGGTCGCTTTGCCGTGGTGGCCGGGGGACTCGGAATTGCGCCGCTTTATTTCTTGGTCCAGCGGTTGCGGGCGCTCGGGAACGAGGTGACCGTTTTTTACGGCGCGCAGAACCGCTACGAGTTGCTCCTGCAGGAAAAACTCGCCGCCTTGCGGGTGAGGCTTTTCGTGGCGACGGATAACGGGGCGGCTGGTTTCAAAGGGACGGTGGTAGACCTCCTGCGGGCGGAAGGTATCCCGCCGGTGGATATTCTTTACGCCGCGGGGCCAGGCCCAATGCTGCGCGCGCTGGCGGCCTTCCTCCGGGAGGCGGGAATAGCCCGGGCGGAGTTTTCCCTCGAGGAGCGGATGGGTTGCGGCATCGGTGCCTGCCGGGGGTGCGCGGTGAAGGTGATTACCCCGGAAGGGCCGGTTTACAAGCGGGTCTGTGTTGACGGCCCGGTTTTCTTGGCGGAAGAGGTGGTCTGGGAATGA
- a CDS encoding dihydroorotate dehydrogenase: MKPELFVDLAGLRLKNPVVTASGTFGFGIEYARVVDLAALGAVVLKTVTLKPRQGNPPPRLAETPAGMLNSIGLENPGVEAVAQDILPELKRRGVKVIASVAGETIGEYATVAERLAAAGADALELNLSCPNVGRGGLHFGSDPETAAAVTRAVRQVAGNLPVFVKLGVMGADVVKVATAVAAAGASGVSLINTLPGLAVDWRRCRPILGNITGGLSGPAIKPVALWAVWRVYAATRLPIIGMGGIMSAADALEFIVCGATAVAAGTGNFVNPRLTVELVEGLNRLLAAEGVVDVKELIGAAHRRSG; encoded by the coding sequence ATGAAACCGGAACTTTTCGTTGACCTGGCCGGGTTGCGGCTCAAGAATCCGGTGGTGACGGCTTCCGGCACTTTTGGCTTCGGGATAGAGTACGCTAGAGTGGTTGATCTCGCGGCTCTGGGGGCTGTGGTTTTAAAGACGGTGACCCTGAAGCCCCGGCAGGGGAATCCGCCGCCGCGCCTGGCGGAAACGCCGGCGGGGATGCTCAACAGCATCGGGCTCGAAAATCCAGGGGTAGAGGCCGTAGCGCAGGATATTCTGCCGGAGCTGAAGCGGCGGGGAGTGAAGGTGATCGCCAGCGTCGCCGGGGAGACAATCGGTGAGTACGCAACGGTGGCGGAGCGTTTGGCCGCCGCAGGCGCGGACGCGCTGGAATTGAATCTTTCGTGCCCTAACGTGGGGCGGGGCGGCCTGCATTTCGGCAGTGACCCAGAAACGGCCGCGGCGGTGACCCGAGCGGTCCGGCAGGTGGCGGGGAACTTGCCCGTTTTCGTCAAGTTGGGCGTAATGGGCGCGGATGTGGTGAAGGTGGCGACGGCGGTAGCCGCCGCCGGGGCGAGTGGCGTTTCCTTGATCAATACCCTTCCCGGTCTGGCGGTCGACTGGCGGCGGTGCCGGCCGATTCTCGGTAATATCACCGGGGGGCTATCCGGTCCGGCGATAAAACCGGTCGCCCTCTGGGCGGTCTGGCGGGTCTATGCGGCCACGCGGTTGCCGATCATCGGGATGGGCGGGATCATGAGCGCCGCAGACGCCCTGGAATTTATCGTCTGCGGCGCGACGGCGGTGGCCGCGGGTACGGGGAATTTCGTCAACCCGCGGCTCACGGTGGAGCTGGTCGAGGGGCTGAATCGCCTGCTGGCCGCGGAAGGCGTGGTAGATGTCAAGGAGCTTATCGGCGCGGCGCACCGGCGCTCCGGGTAA
- the pyrF gene encoding orotidine-5'-phosphate decarboxylase, protein MRGKERLIVALDVDDWSRARELAGLLRGVVGGFKVGMRLYYRVGPAAVEFLRGLGREVFADLKLHDIPSTVAGGVRALTAAGASIINVHAAGGRAMMRAAAEAAAAEAARLGIPRPKVVAVTVLTSLDEQALREEVGIPESTLAVALRWALLAKECGLDGAVAAPLEAAAIKKACGPDFLLITPGVRPPGAPLGDQRRVMTPGEAVQAGADYIVVGRPILQAADPVRAAEEIVKSLGG, encoded by the coding sequence ATGCGGGGGAAAGAGCGGCTCATAGTAGCCCTCGACGTGGACGACTGGTCCCGGGCCCGGGAACTGGCGGGGCTTTTGCGCGGCGTCGTCGGGGGTTTTAAAGTCGGGATGCGGCTTTACTACCGGGTCGGGCCGGCGGCGGTAGAGTTCCTCCGGGGGCTGGGCCGGGAGGTCTTCGCTGACCTGAAACTGCACGACATCCCTTCAACTGTAGCGGGCGGGGTGCGGGCCCTGACGGCGGCCGGCGCTTCCATTATCAACGTCCACGCTGCCGGCGGGCGGGCAATGATGCGGGCGGCAGCCGAAGCCGCGGCGGCGGAAGCGGCGCGGTTAGGCATCCCCCGGCCAAAGGTGGTTGCGGTTACGGTGCTCACGAGCCTTGATGAGCAGGCGCTGCGTGAGGAGGTCGGCATTCCCGAAAGCACACTGGCGGTGGCGCTCCGGTGGGCGTTACTGGCAAAGGAGTGCGGTCTGGATGGTGCGGTGGCGGCGCCGCTTGAGGCGGCGGCGATTAAGAAGGCCTGCGGTCCAGATTTTCTGCTTATCACGCCTGGGGTGCGGCCGCCGGGTGCGCCGCTTGGTGACCAGCGGCGGGTTATGACCCCGGGGGAGGCGGTGCAGGCCGGCGCCGACTACATCGTTGTGGGAAGGCCGATTCTCCAGGCGGCGGACCCGGTGCGGGCGGCGGAA